Proteins from a genomic interval of Cottoperca gobio chromosome 8, fCotGob3.1, whole genome shotgun sequence:
- the LOC115012355 gene encoding serotonin N-acetyltransferase-like, translating into MMSVVGAQPFIKPMQPTPSVSPCIQRRHTLPASEVRPLNTQDAISVFEIEREAFISVSGECPLHLDEVRHFLTLCPELSMGWIEEGRLVAFIIGSLWDQDRLTTDALTLHKPRGSTAHIHILAVHRTFRQQGKGPILMWRYLQYLRCLPNVRRAVLMCEDVLIPFYRKSGFKVLGRCAITVANLTFTEMWYPISGHSYMRRNSEAIRFPQYPLTLPLTKTDEHVDV; encoded by the exons ATGATGTCCGTTGTTGGCGCGCAGCCTTTCATCAAGCCAATGCAGCCAACGCCTTCTGTATCCCCTTGCATCCAAAGGAGACACACTCTTCCCGCGAGCGAAGTCCGACCGCTCAACACGCAAGATGCCATAAGCGTCTTTGAAATCGAGCGAGAAG cattCATCTCAGTTTCAGGTGAGTGTCCACTCCATCTGGATGAGGTGCGTCATTTCCTCACACTGTGTCCGGAGTTGTCCATGGGCTGGATTGAGGAGGGTCGGCTGGTGGCTTTTATCATCGGCTCTCTCTGGGACCAGGACAGACTCACTACA GACGCGCTGACTCTCCACAAGCCCCGCGGCTCCACCGCCCACATCCACATCCTCGCGGTGCATCGCACCTTCAGGCAGCAGGGCAAAGGTCCCATCCTGATGTGGCGCTACCTGCAGTATCTGCGCTGCCTGCCCAACGTGCGCCGAGCAGTGCTCATGTGCGAAGACGTCCTCATTCCCTTCTACCGCAAGTCAGGCTTCAAGGTGCTTGGCCGCTGTGCCATCACCGTGGCCAACCTGACCTTCACAGAGATGTGGTACCCCATCAGCGGCCACTCGTACATGCGGCGCAACAGCGAGGCGATCCGTTTCCCTCAGTATCCCCTGACTCTGCCACTGACAAAGACTGATGAACACGTTGATGTATGA
- the LOC115012582 gene encoding LOW QUALITY PROTEIN: envoplakin-like (The sequence of the model RefSeq protein was modified relative to this genomic sequence to represent the inferred CDS: deleted 1 base in 1 codon) — MSNQKEYSNVKISKVQANDLAVVVSRMQKNADQVEKSILASEDLLTVDTERDGKKQTLIHQRENADNLADAEGLLKDLFMDVDKAKRLQHPQAHEIERDVKNLHDRWVKDCAIYRELYSQVLALDLKQKIDWSPLLDKKLKQLKSDGYGPKLTDVEKQIAEHNILHQEIEAYNAQLQPSTTASQQYDALKEKYAKLYESSQQRRSHLASLYEYVQSCSKELAYLSRQQERVLQRDWSDRMVDAPSVRMEYEKFKNNGLLAHEMEINKLQQEGESLTEKKHPASSTIEAHRAAVQAEWQGFLNLCLAQEIHLDNIEDYKKFQLDADTLSESLERLSSTMNPKALAEKSNPQVLLELEGDEPAVKRNEQRLAALRELSSSIVPLKLRRTPLTKPTTAVSLCDWADEDDTVRRGDVLNLKSNSDFKNWELQSSNGKIRTLPGTCFMVPPPDAEALEKVNSLDRALTDLKSRRSALMSSLKNPTVEVVRPQKAAAVQSAPEDPRAAELASKIDKINKALDQSEKEVLSRLRAPLDNRNPTQDLGNRLQEHEKSAQTVRKLESEKSAVQRDMEPVLAKKPLGPTASTLPHKLSAANNKLDDINTLIDLYNKKATASMFLEKQKLNVEGIVSGFEEKLAKESAILDQPNALLSRNQQLQIMHKDVTSKKDELTKLGRDLDLTEKAGSCLQRSFNEYCPDIRRQENEVKQLKNRYTTVNNQLQERSALLKDANNKNQDFQNAVQSLDFFLVNLPNTAIKPTDNVTQITAKQNSQKRVMEDIKKKTGDLDRVKFLSRDLQSVLNEYDMKSNTYRVNLNDDDDDDDDDDEPVPKMRQTSTLVQAVQRKEKDLLNLFSEVSAENNQLLNQLGTTKNIKARNEDKVSQVVVNQQLQLQSQRKDLQESDILKRELMEEEARRLHAERDLETYRKRFVSLKNRKGVERLQETEVVQYYHDPKLEAELHSLKNRIQDESSKRTRTHSEITMISETIVKMETQLIKVEPKLVIRLMTEYERDPQLDKDAAKIREEMERIRLELQTRDTEKIHVKTELTVLSQQKQKIREKVVKKEVVRLERDPEMLKAVLTFQSGISEEDHHSKSLNDRIFSTRSQINTLEMVIPTIQPKIVTKVVKQVQQDPETMEQSKKLRTALEEERDENVVLMKELTTLQLRYGEVDKLRPKIEVKEIINEIYRVDPETEVELVRLRKELQDSSRNRTDLEIDIKTVITTLTTLRAQKPKVEYKEVTQEVIKEEKSPEVIRELQRLNNQDSRLQVNYDTTLELLTRLRKERDELKVEKSKVETKIVHKELIKYENDPLLEKESDRLRRDVREEINQRRSVEELLFDLQNQYIVLERQKPEEKIVMQEVVRLQKDPKQLLEHDKLNKNLDDELKSRRKLDIEARQLRALIQDKENILAQMDDRQKKIQAESELRQIKARILELENSPPAIEEKIIIEEILKVERDPMLDKLTDGIRVNMETEAHNVSRIEREIRNLKLKLEILQKEKSIEKVVYREVVRVEKDPELEAERERLRDLVSQERNLRRDQEDSTQNIHIRITHIQSTKSVTSHEETTLITNKDALQREKEDLLRQLKMLESQKQNITITFQQQSKLMGERNQIGRQRSLKTSTEMQRLEKEILNEKDKIHQRDTLIIELQSNVMKEDHSDTHTRETNLSTKISILDPETGRDMTPYDAYVQGLIDRNHYIQLSELECEWEEITSTGPDGETTILQDRKSGKQYSLKDALRNGHLTQYDVMRHKEGKISITEFALLVAGETRKPFIPPIIQRPPNRPTPSSPLNSMPNSLRSSYPSLNSHHSGSLNNLSASAGDEYFPISGILDTTTNSRMSVRSALTRKLIDADTALKLLEAQAASGGIIDLSIKDKLSVHKAAERGLIDSSDMHKLLNAQKAFTGVEDPITKDRLAVGPAATKGYISRENARRYMEAQYLTGGFVNPAKAGRLSVKEALATNIIDSTSADELQDEASYKKELVDPITKEKITYKQAMDRCKRDNSTGLLLLPAASTDATNAPSYSNYRFN, encoded by the exons ATGTCCAACCAAAAGGAATACAGTAATGTAAAGATCAGCAA GGTCCAGGCCAATGACCTGGCTGTGGTGGTGTCTCGCATGCAGAAGAATGCAGACCAAGTAGAGAAGAGCATCCTGGCATCAGAGGATCTGCTGACTGTG GACACCGAGCGTGATGGGAAGAAACAGACCCTGATCCACCAGAGGGAGAACGCAGACAACCTGGCGGATGCTGAGGGGCTGCTGAAGGATCTCTTCATGGACGTGGACAAAGCCAAGAGGCTGCAGCACCCGCAGGCCcacgagatagagagaga TGTAAAAAACCTCCATGATCGCTGGGTGAAGGACTGTGCCATCTACAGGGAACTGTATTCTCAGGTGCTTGCTTTGGATCTGAAACAAAAGATCGATTGGAGTCCTCTGCTGGACAAAAAACTG AAACAGTTAAAGTCGGACGGCTATGGCCCCAAACTGACTGATGTGGAGAAGCAGATCGCAGAACACAACATTCTGCACCAGGAGATCGAGGCCTACAACGCCCAGCTGCAGCCCAGCACCACCGCTTCCCAG CAGTACGACGCCCTCAAGGAGAAATATGCTAAACTTTAT GAGAGCTCCCAGCAGAGACGCAGCCACCTGGCCTCTCTGTACGAGTATGTGCAGAGCTGCAGTAAGGAGCTGGCCTACCTGTCCCGCCAGCAGGAGAGGGTCCTCCAGAGAGACTGGAGTGACCGCATGGTGGATGCCCCAAGTGTCCGCATGGAGTACGAG AAATTCAAAAACAATGGCCTGCTAGCACATGAGATGGAGATCAacaagctgcagcaggagggaGAAAGTCTCACTGAAAAGAAACATCCTGCCAGCTCAACAATAGAG gcacacagagctgctgtgcaGGCTGAGTGGCAAGGCTTCCTCAACTTGTGTTTGGCGCAGGAAATACACCTGGACAACATAGAAGACTACAAGAAG TTCCAGCTGGATGCAGACACGTTGTCTGAGTCCCTGGAGAGGCTCAGCTCCACGATGAACCCAAAGGCTCTGGCCGAGAAGAGCAACCCTCAGGTTCTGTTGGAGCTGGAG GGAGATGAACCAGCGGTAAAGAGGAATGAGCAGCGCCTGGCTGCCCTCAGggagctcagcagcagcatcgtGCCTCTGAAGTTACGCCGAACCCCGCTCACCAAACCCACCACTGCAGTGTCCCTGTGTGACTGGGCAGATGAAGAT GACACAGTGAGGCGTGGTGACGTGCTAAACCTAAAGTCCAACTCTGATTTTAAGAACTGGGAGCTTCAGAGCAGCAATGGGAAGATCAGGACCCTCCCTGGCACATGTTTTATGGTCCCACCCCCTGATGCTGAGGCGCTGGAGAAAGTAAACAG TCTGGACAGAGCGCTGACAGATCTAAAGAGCCGTAGATCTGCTCTTATGTCCTCCTTGAAGAACCCCACTGTGGAGGTGGTCCGCCCTCAGAAGGCAG CCGCTGTTCAAAGTGCTCCAGAGGAtcccagagctgcagagctagCCAGTAAAATAGACAAGATCAACAAAGCCCTGGATCAGAGCGAAAAAGAAGTCCTGAGTCGACTCAGAGCCCCACTAGACAACCGCAACCCCACACAAGACCTGGGGAACAGGCTGCAAGAGCATGAG AAATCCGCTCAGACTGTGAGGAAGCTGGAGTCAGAGAAGTCTGCAGTCCAGAGAGACATGGAGCCTGTTCTGGCCAAGAAACCCCTGGGACCCACCGCCTCCACCCTGCCCCACAAACTCAGCGCTGCCAACAACAAGCTTGATGACATCAACACCCTCATTGATCTCTATAATAAAAA AGCTACAGCCTCCATGTTCCTGGAGAAGCAGAAGCTGAACGTGGAAGGCATCGTCTCTGGGTTTGAGGAGAAACTGGCTAAAGAAAGCGCCATTCTTGATCAACCCAACGCCCTCCTCAGTCGCaaccagcagctgcag ATTATGCATAAAGATGTCACCTCCAAGAAGGATGAGTTGACTAAATTAGGCAGAGACTTGGACCTGACGGAGAAAGCAGGCAGCTGCTTGCAGCGGAGTTTCAATGAATACTGTCCAGACATCCGCCGCCAGGAGAATGAGGTGAAACAGCTGAAGAACCGTTACACGACTGTCAATAATCAGCTCCAGGAAAG GTCTGCTCTCCTAAAGGACGCAAACAATAAAAACCAAGATTTCCAGAATGCTGTTCAGTCACTTGATTTCTTCTTGGTGAATTTGCCCAATACTGCGATCAAACCTACAGATAATGTGACGCAGATAACAGCCAAGCAGAACTCTCAGAAG agagtgatggaggacatcAAGAAGAAAACCGGTGATTTAGATCGAGTCAAGTTTCTTTCCCGTGACCTTCAGAGCGTCTTGAAT gAGTATGACATGAAGTCAAACACTTACCGTGTCAATCTGAATgatgacgatgacgatgacgaCGACGATGATGAACCAGTCCCAAAGATGCGTCAAACTTCAACTTTGGTTCAGGCTGTACAGAGAAAG GAGAAAGATCTACTGAACCTTTTCTCTGAGGTGTCTGCAGAAAACAACCAGCTACTCAACCAGTTGGGAACGACGAAGAACATCAAGGCCAGG AATGAAGACAAAGTTAGTCAGGTGGTGGtcaatcagcagctgcagctacaGAGCCAGAGGAAGGACCTGCAGGAGAGTGATATTCTGAAAAGGGAATTAATGGAGGAGGAAGCCAGGCGCTTACATGCTGAAAGAGACCTGGAAACATACCGTAAGAGATTTGTGTCTCTGAAGAATAGGAAAGGAGTGGAGAGGTTGCAGGAGACGGAGGTGGTGCAATACTACCATGACCCTAAACTAGAGGCGGAACTACATTCTCTGAAAAATCGGATCCAGGATGAATCATCGAAGAGGACAAGAACCCATTCAGAGATAACAATGATCAGTGAGACGATTGTCAAAATGGAAACACAGCTGATCAAAGTTGAACCAAAACTGGTGATCAGGTTAATGACTGAATACGAGAGAGACCCGCAGCTTGACAAAGACGCCGCCAAGAtcagagaagagatggagaggataCGACTAGAGCTCCAAACGAGAGATACTGAGAAAATTCATGTGAAAACTGAGCTCACGGTTCTGTCTCAGCAGAAACAAAAAATCAGGGAGAAGGTTGTTAAGAAAGAAGTTGTGAGGCTTGAAAGGGATCCAGAGATGCTGAAAGCTGTTCTCACGTTTCAAAGTGGTATCTCGGAGGAGGATCACCATTCCAAGTCGCTCAACGATAGGATTTTTAGCACAAGGAGCCAGATTAACACACTAGAGATGGTCATTCCCACCATCCAACCCAAGATAGTCACCAAGGTGGTGAAGCAAGTACAGCAAGATCCAGAAACTATGGAACAGTCGAAGAAACTACGAACGGCattggaggaggagagagacgagaatgTTGTCTTGATGAAGGAATTGACCACTTTGCAGCTACGTTATGGGGAGGTGGACAAGCTCAGGCCTAAAATTGAGGTCAAGGAGATCATCAATGAGATCTACAGAGTTGATCCTGAGACAGAAGTCGAGCTTGTGCGTCTGAGGAAAGAGCTTCAGGATTCCAGCCGTAACCGTACAGACTTGGAGATAGACATCAAGACAGTGATAACAACTCTGACTACGCTGCGCGCTCAGAAACCCAAAGTGGAGTACAAGGAGGTGACCCAGGAGGTGATCAAAGAAGAGAAAAGCCCAGAGGTCATCAGGGAATTGCAAAGGCTGAACAACCAAGACTCCCGACTGCAAGTCAACTACGACACCACCCTGGAGCTGCTGACCCGCCTACGTAAAGAAAGAGATGAGCTGAAAGTTGAAAAATCCAAGGTGGAGACCAAGATAGTCCATAAAGAGCTCATCAAATATGAGAATGATCCTCTTCTTGAAAAAGAGTCTGACAGACTTCGGAGGGATGTCAGAGAAGAGATTAACCAACGCCGCAGTGTGGAGGAGTTACTCTTTGACCTCCAGAATCAATACATTGTCCTTGAAAGGCAGAAGCCGGAGGAAAAGATTGTCATGCAGGAAGTGGTGCGTCTTCAGAAGGATCCCAAGCAGTTACTGGAGCATGACAAGTTGAACAAGAACCTGGATGATGAACTGAAAAGCCGCAGAAAGCTTGATATAGAGGCCAGACAGCTCAGAGCCCTGATTCAAGACAAAGAGAATATCTTGGCTCAGATGGACGATCGTCAGAAGAAGATTCAAGCAGAGTCAGAGCTCAGGCAGATCAAAGCTCGCATTCTTGAACTGGAAAACTCTCCGCCGGCCATTGAGGAAAAGATAATCATCGAGGAGATCCTGAAAGTTGAGAGGGATCCTATGCTGGACAAACTTACTGATGGTATACGTGTCAACATGGAGACTGAGGCCCACAATGTCAGTCGTATCGAGAGAGAAATCCGCAACCTGAAACTCAAGTTGGAAATTCTGCAAAAGGAGAAGTCAATTGAGAAGGTTGTTTACAGGGAGGTTGTTCGTGTAGAGAAAGACCCGGAATTGGAGGCTGAAAGGGAACGTCTAAGAGATCTCGTATCGCAGGAGAGAAATCTCAGGCGTGACCAGGAGGATAGCACTCAGAACATCCACATCAGAATTACTCACATACAGTCAACAAAGTCTGTGACTTCTCACGAGGAGACCACTCTCATCACCAACAAAGatgctctgcagagagagaaggaggatcTCCTCAGACAGCTCAAAATGTTAGAGTCTCAAAAACAGAACATCACCATAACCTTCCAGCAACAGTCTAAGCTAATGGGTGAGAGAAACCAGATTGGACGACAGAGGAGTCTTAAGACATCCACTGAAATGCAACGACTGGAGAAAGAAATCCTCAAcgaaaaagacaaaatacacCAGAGAGATACACTTATCATCGAGCTGCAGAGCAACGTCATGAAAGAAGACCACTCTGATACTCACACCAGGGAGACAAACCTCTCAACGAAGATCAGCATCCTGGATCCAGAAACCGGTAGAGACATGACTCCCTATGATGCCTATGTGCAGGGGCTAATTGATCGCAACCACTACATTCAACTGTCTGAATTGGAATGC GAATGGGAGGAAATCACTTCAACTGGTCCAGATGGGGAAACAACAATTCTGCAGGATCGCAAAAGTGGGAAGCAGTACTCCCTCAAGGATGCTCTGAGGAATGGTCATTTGACCCAGTATGACGTGATGCGTCACAAGGAAGGAAAAATATCCATTACGGAGTTTGCCCTCCTTGTTGCAGGAGAAACCCGTAAGCCCTTCATTCCTCCAATAATCCAAAGACCACCCAATAGACCCACTCCAAGCTCTCCCTTAAACTCCATGCCAAACTCCCTGAGGTCCTCTTACCCCAGCCTCAACAGTCACCACAGTGGCAGTCTGAACAACCTCAGTGCTTCAGCAGGTGATGAGTATTTCCCCATCTCTGGTATTTTAGACACTACCACTAATAGCCGCATGTCCGTGAGAAGTGCTCTGACCCGCAAACTCATTGATGCCGACACAGCTCTGAAGCTGCTGGAGGCACAAGCAGCCTCCGGGGGAATCATCGATCTCTCCATAAAGGACAAACTGTCAGTCCACAAGGCAGCTGAACGCGGTCTCATTGACTCGAGTGACATGCACAAGCTTCTGAATGCCCAGAAGGCCTTCACTGGAGTCGAGGACCCCATAACCAAAGACCGTCTTGCAGTGGGACCAGCTGCCACGAAAGGGTATATTTCTAGAGAAAATGCCAGGAGGTACATGGAAGCGCAGTACCTGACCGGTGGGTTTGTGAATCCTGCTAAAGCAGGACGCCTCAGTGTCAAAGAAGCTCTTGCCACTAATATTATTGACAGCACATCAGCTGATGAGCTGCAAGATGAGGCTTCCTACAAAAAAGAGCTTGTAGACCCCATCACTAAAGAGAAGATAACATACAAGCAGGCGATGGATCGGTGTAAGAGAGACAACAGCACGGGGCTCCTGCTGCTTCCTGCAGCCTCTACTGATGCCACAAATGCCCCATCATACTCAAACTATCGTTTCAACTAA
- the ddx5 gene encoding putative ATP-dependent RNA helicase DDX5 isoform X1, which produces MPGYSDRDRGRDRDRGYGGSGGPPRFGGNRGGGGGGGGGGGGGKFGNPGERLRKKQWNMDELPKFEKNFYQPHPDVSRRPPQDVELYRRTKVITFKGRECPNPIAKFHEASFPSYVMDVITKQGWTEPTPIQAQGWPLALSGKDMVGIAQTGSGKTLSYLLPAIVHINHQPFLERGDGPICLVLAPTRELAQQVQQVAAEYGRASRLKTTCIYGGAPKGPQIRDLERGVEICIATPGRLIDFLEAGKTNLRRCTYLVLDEADRMLDMGFEPQIRKIVDQIRPDRQTLMWSATWPKEVRQLAEDFLKEYVQINVGALQLSANHNILQIVDVCNDGEKENKLIRLLEEIMSEKENKTIIFVETKRRCDDLTRRMRRDGWPAMGIHGDKSQQERDWVLNEFKYGKAPILIATDVASRGLDVEDVKFVINFDYPNNSEDYIHRIGRTARSQKTGTAYTFFTPNNMRQASDLISVLREANQAINPKLLQMAEDRGGRSRGGRGGDYRDDRRDRYSGRRDFGSFRDRDNGRGFDNGPNKAFGTNSQNGGYGGTNNSSGNGFSGGSYNGNGQSNFNNPTGAFGGQNFQAQPFALAKGGAQTGASHPPFPFPQAQAQAPQQHPPPLVPYPMPPQFSQ; this is translated from the exons CTATGGCGGCAGCGGCGGTCCTCCTCGCTTTGGTGGAAAccgtggtggtggaggtggaggaggaggtggtggtggtggcggaAAGTTCGGCAACCCCGGGGAACGACTGAGGAAGAAACAATGGAACATGGACGAGCTTCCTAAATTTGAGAAAAACTTCTACCAACCGCATCCCGACGTTTCACGGAGGCCTCCG CAAGATGTTGAACTCTACAGAAGGAccaaagtaattacatttaagGGACGAGAATGCCCAAATCCTATTGCCAAATTCCACGAGGCCAGCTTCCCAT cttatgtgatggatgtgatcaCCAAACAAGGCTGGACTGAACCAACTCCCATCCAGGCTCAAGGCTGGCCTCTGGCTCTTAGTGGCAAGGATATGGTCGGCATTGCACAGACCGGCTCTGGCAAGACACTTTCC TATTTGTTGCCTGCCATTGTGCACATCAACCACCAGCCTTTCCTGGAGCGGGGAGATGGCCCCATC TGCTTGGTGCTAGCCCCAACACGTGAGCTGGCACAACAGGTGCAACAGGTGGCGGCAGAATATGGCAGAGCCTCTCGTCTGAAGACCACCTGCATCTACGGTGGAGCACCCAAGGGACCCCAGATCCGCGATCTAGAAAGAG GTGTGGAGATCTGCATCGCCACTCCAGGAAGGCTCATTGACTTCCTTGAGGCAGGAAAGACAAACCTTCGTCGGTGCACTTATCTCGTGCTGGATGAGGCCGATCGAATGTTGGACATGGGTTTTGAGCCACAGATTCGAAAAATTGTCGACCAAATCAGG CCTGACCGTCAGACTCTAATGTGGAGCGCTACTTGGCCAAAAGAGGTTCGCCAGCTGGCAGAGGACTTTCTGAAGGAGTACGTCCAGATCAATGTTGGCGCGCTGCAGCTCAGTGCCAACCACAACATTCTGCAAATTGTGGATGTCTGCaatgatggagagaaggagaacaa acTGATTCGCCTGCTTGAGGAAATTATGAGTGAGAAGGAGAATAAGACCATCATCTTTGTAGAGACAAAGAGGCGTTGTGATGACCTCACCAGGAGGATGAGAAGGGATGG GTGGCCAGCTATGGGTATCCATGGAGATAAAAGCCAGCAAGAAAGAGACTGGGTTCTCAATG agttCAAATATGGAAAGGCTCCGATTCTCATTGCTACAGATGTTGCCTCCAGGGGTCTAG ATGTTGAAGATGTGAAATTTGTCATCAACTTTGACTACCCCAACAACTCTGAGGACTATATCCACCGCATTGGCAGAACGGCTCGTAGCCAAAAGACAGGCACAGCTTACACCTTCTTCACTCCAAACAACATGAGGCAGGCCAGCGACCTCATCTCTGTGCTCCGCGAGGCCAACCAGGCAATCAACCCCAAGCTCCTCCAAATGGCGGAAGACAGAGGAG GTCGTTCAAGGGGAGGCAGAGGTGGTGATTATAGAGATGACCGGCGGGATAGGTATTCTGGAAGGCGTGACTTTGGCAGTTTTAGGGACCGGGATAATGGTAGAGGTTTTGACAACGGACCAAACAAAGCTTTTGGCACCAATTCACAGAACGGAGGCTATGGGGGCACTAACAACAGCAGCGGAAATGGCTTCAGTGGAGGCAGCTATAATGGTAATGGACAGTCCAACTTTAACAACCCAACTGGGGCCTTTGGAGGCCAGAACTTCCAGGCCCAACCATTTGCCCTTGCTAAGGGAGGCGCACAGACTGGTGCGAGTCATCCCCCATTCCCCTTCCCCCAGGCACAGGCACAGGCTCCACAGCAGCACCCTCCACCGCTGGTGCCATACCCCATGCCTCCTCAGTTCTCGCAGTAA
- the ddx5 gene encoding putative ATP-dependent RNA helicase DDX5 isoform X2, with protein MPGYSDRDRGRDRDRGYGGSGGPPRFGGNRGGGGGGGGGGGGGKFGNPGERLRKKQWNMDELPKFEKNFYQPHPDVSRRPPQDVELYRRTKVITFKGRECPNPIAKFHEASFPSYVMDVITKQGWTEPTPIQAQGWPLALSGKDMVGIAQTGSGKTLSYLLPAIVHINHQPFLERGDGPICLVLAPTRELAQQVQQVAAEYGRASRLKTTCIYGGAPKGPQIRDLERGVEICIATPGRLIDFLEAGKTNLRRCTYLVLDEADRMLDMGFEPQIRKIVDQIRPDRQTLMWSATWPKEVRQLAEDFLKEYVQINVGALQLSANHNILQIVDVCNDGEKENKLIRLLEEIMSEKENKTIIFVETKRRCDDLTRRMRRDGWPAMGIHGDKSQQERDWVLNEFKYGKAPILIATDVASRGLDVEDVKFVINFDYPNNSEDYIHRIGRTARSQKTGTAYTFFTPNNMRQASDLISVLREANQAINPKLLQMAEDRGGKSNWSFKGRQRW; from the exons CTATGGCGGCAGCGGCGGTCCTCCTCGCTTTGGTGGAAAccgtggtggtggaggtggaggaggaggtggtggtggtggcggaAAGTTCGGCAACCCCGGGGAACGACTGAGGAAGAAACAATGGAACATGGACGAGCTTCCTAAATTTGAGAAAAACTTCTACCAACCGCATCCCGACGTTTCACGGAGGCCTCCG CAAGATGTTGAACTCTACAGAAGGAccaaagtaattacatttaagGGACGAGAATGCCCAAATCCTATTGCCAAATTCCACGAGGCCAGCTTCCCAT cttatgtgatggatgtgatcaCCAAACAAGGCTGGACTGAACCAACTCCCATCCAGGCTCAAGGCTGGCCTCTGGCTCTTAGTGGCAAGGATATGGTCGGCATTGCACAGACCGGCTCTGGCAAGACACTTTCC TATTTGTTGCCTGCCATTGTGCACATCAACCACCAGCCTTTCCTGGAGCGGGGAGATGGCCCCATC TGCTTGGTGCTAGCCCCAACACGTGAGCTGGCACAACAGGTGCAACAGGTGGCGGCAGAATATGGCAGAGCCTCTCGTCTGAAGACCACCTGCATCTACGGTGGAGCACCCAAGGGACCCCAGATCCGCGATCTAGAAAGAG GTGTGGAGATCTGCATCGCCACTCCAGGAAGGCTCATTGACTTCCTTGAGGCAGGAAAGACAAACCTTCGTCGGTGCACTTATCTCGTGCTGGATGAGGCCGATCGAATGTTGGACATGGGTTTTGAGCCACAGATTCGAAAAATTGTCGACCAAATCAGG CCTGACCGTCAGACTCTAATGTGGAGCGCTACTTGGCCAAAAGAGGTTCGCCAGCTGGCAGAGGACTTTCTGAAGGAGTACGTCCAGATCAATGTTGGCGCGCTGCAGCTCAGTGCCAACCACAACATTCTGCAAATTGTGGATGTCTGCaatgatggagagaaggagaacaa acTGATTCGCCTGCTTGAGGAAATTATGAGTGAGAAGGAGAATAAGACCATCATCTTTGTAGAGACAAAGAGGCGTTGTGATGACCTCACCAGGAGGATGAGAAGGGATGG GTGGCCAGCTATGGGTATCCATGGAGATAAAAGCCAGCAAGAAAGAGACTGGGTTCTCAATG agttCAAATATGGAAAGGCTCCGATTCTCATTGCTACAGATGTTGCCTCCAGGGGTCTAG ATGTTGAAGATGTGAAATTTGTCATCAACTTTGACTACCCCAACAACTCTGAGGACTATATCCACCGCATTGGCAGAACGGCTCGTAGCCAAAAGACAGGCACAGCTTACACCTTCTTCACTCCAAACAACATGAGGCAGGCCAGCGACCTCATCTCTGTGCTCCGCGAGGCCAACCAGGCAATCAACCCCAAGCTCCTCCAAATGGCGGAAGACAGAGGAGGTAAATCCAATTG GTCGTTCAAGGGGAGGCAGAGGTGGTGA